TGTCCCGGGCAGGAACGGGATTAGACCTGCGGCAAACAGTCCTGATACCGGAACAAAGAAGAACAACTGTGTGAGTCCAAATAGAAAGACGACGGCATGGCCGATAAACATGGCAATAGCCGAGAGAATATATCCTTTATACCATCCTTGGTCGGCCAGATAACCGGTTAGAAAAGCTGCAGGAACAAAACCCAGAAGGTAGCCGCCTGTTGGCCCAAAAAGATGGTGGATGCCAGCGCCGCCTCCGGCAAAAACCGGCGCGCCGGCGATTCCTTCCAAAAGATAGGCTGTAACAACCGCTGTTCCTCGAATTCTCCCTAAGGCCATAGCGATGAGCATGACACCGAACGTCTGGCCAGTGATGGGAACAGGTGAGAAAACAAGGGGAATCGAAATATAAGCCGCGGCAACCAATAAAAGATTGAAGCCCAGCAGGAGCGGGATTTCTGCCCATAGGGTGGATGGCCTAATTAGGTTGTAAACGGTTGTGGATCGGTTATTCAATATTGGCTCCATTCATTTTTTCCTTCGCTGAAATAATAAATGAAAGTCTACTGGATGAGACAACAATAATAATACTTATAAGCAGTGACGTTCACTCTATCTTCCA
The Candidatus Zixiibacteriota bacterium genome window above contains:
- a CDS encoding biotin transporter BioY → MEPILNNRSTTVYNLIRPSTLWAEIPLLLGFNLLLVAAAYISIPLVFSPVPITGQTFGVMLIAMALGRIRGTAVVTAYLLEGIAGAPVFAGGGAGIHHLFGPTGGYLLGFVPAAFLTGYLADQGWYKGYILSAIAMFIGHAVVFLFGLTQLFFFVPVSGLFAAGLIPFLPGTAIKIGLASFILPSVWKFLGRRD